Proteins encoded together in one Bradyrhizobium sp. CB82 window:
- a CDS encoding PepSY-associated TM helix domain-containing protein, which yields MGARRIKALLLEVHSVLGLVIALVLAVIGITGAIMTFEDETLDHLNADIMHVAPRALPMLTPDQLVVRLKATQDVGKVSGLMMTRDASAAVHVRFARDGQSARPSSLYVDPYDARVLGTPRGEEFFATVRRLHRWLLLPGDGNGYGRQITGIAALGLIALLVSGLVLRWPQRAGSVKMWLKPNVALRGRGLHRSLHAVIGTWVLPIYLAMTLTGLWYSFDWYKECVVWLLSRPSTAAARMPPKSPHAPASESAETPGFDRAWSTFLREQSSPFARAQLTLPGANGTVMRVRSWPQESTLEGARDEFRIDAVTGRLVSADSSANRTLGERAIAGVLDIHRGAILGWPGKLAFMLAAGLMPLFAVTGVLLYLSRRRHRRAGGAGESIAMSRSMPARRSGPNW from the coding sequence ATGGGCGCGCGGAGGATCAAGGCTCTCCTGCTCGAGGTCCACTCCGTCCTGGGCCTCGTGATCGCGCTCGTGCTGGCGGTGATCGGAATCACCGGCGCGATTATGACCTTTGAGGATGAGACTCTCGATCATCTCAACGCTGATATCATGCATGTCGCGCCGCGCGCTTTGCCGATGCTGACGCCGGATCAACTCGTCGTGCGGCTGAAAGCCACGCAGGACGTCGGCAAGGTCTCGGGCCTCATGATGACCCGCGATGCGTCCGCGGCCGTTCACGTTCGCTTCGCCCGCGATGGGCAGAGCGCGCGGCCGTCCTCGCTCTATGTCGATCCCTATGACGCGCGCGTGCTCGGGACGCCCCGGGGCGAGGAGTTCTTCGCAACCGTCCGAAGGCTGCATCGCTGGCTGCTGTTGCCCGGCGATGGCAACGGCTATGGCCGCCAGATCACCGGCATCGCGGCGCTCGGCCTGATCGCGCTGCTGGTCTCCGGCCTCGTGCTGCGCTGGCCGCAGCGTGCCGGCAGCGTGAAGATGTGGCTCAAGCCCAATGTGGCGTTGCGCGGCCGCGGTCTGCACCGGTCGCTGCACGCGGTCATCGGCACCTGGGTCCTGCCGATCTATCTGGCGATGACGCTGACCGGGCTCTGGTATTCGTTCGACTGGTACAAGGAGTGCGTCGTCTGGTTGTTGTCGCGCCCATCGACAGCTGCCGCGCGGATGCCACCGAAGTCACCGCACGCTCCAGCGAGCGAGTCCGCAGAGACGCCGGGATTCGACCGCGCGTGGTCCACATTCCTGCGCGAGCAGAGCAGCCCGTTCGCAAGGGCGCAACTGACGTTGCCAGGCGCCAACGGCACCGTCATGCGCGTCCGATCATGGCCGCAGGAATCGACGCTCGAAGGCGCGCGCGACGAATTCCGCATCGATGCCGTCACCGGCCGGCTCGTCTCGGCGGATAGCTCCGCGAACAGGACGCTCGGCGAGCGAGCCATCGCCGGCGTCCTCGACATTCATCGCGGCGCGATTCTGGGGTGGCCCGGCAAGCTCGCTTTCATGCTGGCTGCCGGCCTGATGCCGCTATTCGCGGTCACCGGCGTGCTGCTTTATCTGTCGCGGCGCAGGCACCGGCGTGCCGGTGGCGCCGGCGAGAGCATTGCTATGTCACGTTCAATGCCCGCGCGTAGGTCAGGCCCGAACTGGTGA
- a CDS encoding GntR family transcriptional regulator yields the protein MRSLKLDTPKSLAQRVMLRLRQGIIDGEFALGAAISEEMVAQSFGVSRTPVREAMGQLQAQGLVVIRPQVGSFVFTPSAEDIKALCAFRIVIEPKAAELAFACDRAGAVAAMEQAIAAMEQAVAAKDNVAYGRGDTAMHEAWFANCGNRYLVESYQLVSGRVAALRTNLSSPIDVITPASFDEHRALLRLFANGELAVFEKLLTKHITSSGLTYARALNVT from the coding sequence GGGCATCATCGACGGCGAGTTCGCGCTCGGCGCGGCCATTTCCGAGGAGATGGTCGCGCAGTCCTTCGGCGTCAGCCGCACCCCGGTGCGCGAGGCCATGGGCCAATTGCAGGCGCAGGGCCTCGTCGTGATCCGGCCGCAGGTCGGCAGCTTCGTCTTCACTCCCAGTGCGGAGGACATCAAGGCGCTCTGCGCATTCCGCATCGTCATCGAACCGAAGGCCGCCGAGCTTGCCTTCGCATGCGATCGCGCCGGCGCAGTTGCGGCAATGGAGCAGGCCATTGCGGCGATGGAGCAGGCGGTCGCCGCGAAGGATAACGTCGCCTATGGGCGCGGGGATACTGCGATGCATGAGGCGTGGTTCGCCAACTGCGGCAATCGCTATCTCGTCGAATCCTATCAACTCGTCTCAGGCCGCGTCGCGGCGCTGCGCACCAATCTTAGCTCGCCAATCGACGTCATCACTCCAGCGTCGTTCGACGAACATCGCGCGCTGCTCCGATTGTTTGCGAATGGCGAACTCGCCGTCTTCGAGAAGCTGCTCACGAAACACATCACCAGTTCGGGCCTGACCTACGCGCGGGCATTGAACGTGACATAG